The following is a genomic window from Adhaeribacter radiodurans.
AGCTCTATTCTGGAAGGCCAGCCCCTTACCTATACCTTGCTGGATAAAACTATTATTATCCGGGCGAAAGCCGCTCCTCCGAAAGCAGCAATATTAAATATTGATGTAAAAGGAAAAGTTCAGGACGAAAAAGGGGAACCCTTACCCGGTGTGAGCATTCAGATAAGCGGCACTTCCCAAGGTACCGTAACCGATGCTTCTGGAAATTTTTCGATTAATGTCCCGGAAAATGCCAGTTTAATTTTTTCCTACATTGGCTATGCCAACCAAACCGTAGCAGTAAATGGCCGGGTTGAAATTACCGTTACCATGGCCGCCGATGAAAAGGTTTTAAACGAAGTAGTGGTTACGGCTTTAGGTATTTCCCGGGAAAAGAAAGCCTTAGCTTATTCGGTATCCGAAGTAAAAGGCGATGAATTTACCCAAGCCCGCGAAAACAACCTTGCCAATGCTTTAACCGGAAAAATTGCCGGGGTAAATGCTACGGGTTTATCTACGGGCCCGGGTGGTTCCAGCCGGGTAATTATCCGGGGCAATGGTTCTTTGGCTGGTTCTAACACGCCTTTATATGTAATTAACGGTATGCCCCTGGATAACTCTACGCCAGGTGGTAGCGCTACTACCAACGGAGGTGGCACCAACGTAGACCGCGGCGATGGTATTGCCGGCATTAACCCCGACGATATAGAAAGTATTTCCGTGCTAAAAGGTGGTACGGCGGCGGCTTTGTACGGTTCCCGGGCCGCCAACGGCGTTATTTTAATTACCACTAAAAAAGGCCGGGCGCAGCAAGGTATTGGCGTGCAGTATAATTCTACCTTTACCGCCGAGAACGTTTCTGTTTTCCCGGATTGGCAATACGAATACGGCCAGGGCTTGGAAGGCCGGAAACCAGCCGATGCTTCGCAGGCGATTCAAACGGGCCGCTGGTCGTGGGGAGCTAAGATTGATGGCTCTGATTTTATTGCAGCCGATGGCAAAACCCACCCGTACGTAGCTCAGAAAAATAACATTAAAAATTTCTACCAGACTGGTAAAACTTTTACTAATACGCTGGCTTTTAACGGCGGCACCGAAGCTTTAAATTTCCGGCTTTCTTTATCCGACCTCGACAGCAAAGCCATTCTTCCTAATTCTACTTACGACCGCAAAAACGCCACTTTAAGTTTAAACAGCAAAATTGGCAAAAGAATTACCATTGAAGGTTTAGCCCAGTACAACAACGAAAAAGCCCATAATCGCCCTAGTGCCGGCGATGCTACCGGTAACCCCAACTGGACGCCTTACATGATTGCCAACACCGTAGACATGCGGTGGCTAAGACCGGGCTACGATGCCAACGGCATGGAAACTCCCTGGAACGATGCCGGCGTAGCTACCAACGCTTACTTTGTAGTAAATAAATTTCAGAATAACGATAGCAAAAACCGCTTTATCGGTCAGGCCAGCATCCAGTTTAATTTGCTCGACAACTTATACATCAAAGGCCAGGTAGCCCGCGATTTTAGTAACTACAACTTCGAATCGACTATTCCAACCGGTACTATTTATACCACGGGTAGCAAAGGCGAAATGAGCCAGTTCACCAACGAATCGAGTGAAACCAACGCCATGGTCACCGCCAACTACAACACCAATCTTAGCGAAAACTTTGGTCTGAATGTATTAGCCGGTGCTAACCGGCGTAATAATTACATCCGGAGCTATAATTTAGCGGGTAACCAGTTTATTATTCCTTTTTTCTATACTTTCTCTAACTTAACCAATACCACCCAATCGCAGAGTTTTTCCGAAACCGCTACTAATTCCTTATTCGGTTCCGTAGATTTAGATTACAAAGGTTTTGCGTATTTAACTTTCACTGGTCGAAACGACTGGTTTTCGACCTTAAGCCCGAAGAACAACAGTGTTTTTTATCCATCGGTTGGTGGTAGCTTTATCTTATCACAGGCGCTGCAATTGCCCCGGGCCATTAGCTTAGCTAAGTTAAGAGCTTCCTGGGCGCAGGTTGGCGGCGGCGGACCTAATCCGTACCAGATTAATTTATCGTACAGCATGGTTCCCAGCAGTACCGTGCCCTTGCAGGACGTAACCAGCACTACCATTTCTAACCAGGTTTTAGGTCCTTTAACTTCTACTACCGCCGAAGTAGGCTTGGATTTACAATTCTTTGAACGCCGCTTAGGTTTAGATGTAACACTTTACAACCGCAAAACCACCAATGATATTGTTTCTACCGCTATTAGCCCTACTTCCGGTTTCGAGAACATAATTTTAAACGTGGGCGAAATGTACAATAAAGGAATTGAGACTTTAATTACCGGTACACCGGTTAAAACCAACAATTTCTCATGGAATACCAGCTACAATTTTGCCTATAACAAAAACGAAGTAGTGCGCTTAGCCGAAGGCTTAAACACCATTCAGATGGCTACTACGGTAAATAACTACGCCAACGTAAACAGCACGGTAGGTCAGCCTTACGGGGTAATTACCGGTTATACCATGGCCCGCGACGAAAATAACAACATTATTTTCGACCCGAAATCAGGCTTTCCGGTACGCTCGCCTTTAAAACAATTAGGTAACGGGGTAGCCCCGCTCACCATGGGCTTAACCAACGAGTTTACTTATAAAAACTTCTCTTTAAATGTGTTGCTCGACGGAAAGTTTGGCAACAAAGTTTTCTCGATGATGGAAGTGTACGGGATCCGGATGGGTTTGCTTAAAATGACTTTACCCGGCCGGGAAAATGGCTTAGAAGTTAATGGCGTAACCCCGGAAGGTGCTCCTTATTCGCGTACGGTACCTGTAAAAGATTTGCGGGTATGGTATGATAATTACAAGAATTACTCCGATGTGTTTTTACACGATGGTAGTTTCGTGAAGCTTCGTCAGGTAATTTTCACCTATAATATCCCGGCCAATAAAATTCCTATACTCAAGTTACAGAACGCTTCTATCTCTTTTGTGGCGCGTAACCTGGCCATTCTATACCGCAAAACCGACAACTTCGACCCGGAATCCAGCTTTACCAACGGTAATGCGCAGGGTTTTGAATCGTTTGGTTTGCCCCGTACCCGCAGCATGGGTGTGAATTTTATGGTTAGATTTTAATTTTTAGCGAGTAATCATCATGAAAATAAATAGCAAATTATCCTCCTTTATATATAGCCTTAGTCTCTGCGCTTCTTTATGCTTAGTCACAGCCTGCGACGATGGATTTGAAGAAATGAACGTGAATCCGAACGCTTACGAAAAAGTAGTTCCGGAATTTATGTTCAGTAAAGCTTTGTACGACGGTACCCGCAACCGGCTGGGCGGCGCCGATGGTGCCATGCAGTACACCACCAGTTTTAACGAAGTAGCCGGTTTTGGTTCTAAATACATTTTCCTCCAAGGCTCGGCGCCTTACGGCGTATTTACCAGCGCCTACACCAACGAAATTCAGGAAATTACCGATGTTATTTTAAGCATTAAAGACGACCCGAATAATAGTAATAAACTGGCAGCATCGCGCATTTGGCGGGCTTACAGCTTCCATAGAGTTACTGATTTATACGGCGACATTCCGTACACCCAGGCTGGTTTGGGTTACCGCGAAGGAATATTAAAACCGAAATACGACAAACAGGAAGATATTTACAAAGACATGCTGAAAGAGCTGGAAGAAGCTACCAGTCAGTTTGATGCTTCTAAACCAACTTTTGGTAATGCCGATGTTATTTACGGCGGCAATATTGATAAATGGAAAAAATTTGGTTATTCCCTGATGTTACGCCTGGGCATGCGCCTGACCAAAGTAGACCCAACTCTGGCCGAAGCCTGGGTGAGAAAAGCCATTGCGGGCGGAGTAATCGTAAACGATGCGGATATTGCGCAAGTACTATTCGTGGCCGGCGGCCAGGCGATCAATCAAAACCCCTTAGCCAATTCTTACCTTTCCAGCGATTACTCTGCGGCCAATGGCAGCACCAACCGCGAAGGCGGTAAATATGCCAATACGTTCATCAACTATTTACAAAACAATAACGACCCGCGCTTAAGAGTACTTTCGGTAGTTTGGGTAAATGGCAAACCCGATACTACGGCCGCTATTCAAAAAGGCATGCCGCAGAATTTCCAAACCAAACCCGCCGATTTTGTAACGTATTCCGAACCGAACCCAGCCACTTTGCTGCGCTTAGATACACCGGTTTTACTTATGACCAGCGCCGAAATGAATTTCTTACTCGCCGAAGCCGCTTTGCGGAGCTGGTATACCGGCGAAACTCCGGAACAATTATATAACAACGGGGTGCGTTCCGCCATGAAACAATGGGGCGCATGGGGCGGCGCCGGCCTTATTTCCGATGCACAAATTACTACTTATTTAGCCAGCCATCCTTACAATGCTGCTGGTACTTTAGAGCAGCAAATGGAGCAAATTCATACACAGTTCTGGGCCTCACTTTTCCCTGATTCGCAGGAAGTATTTGCCAACTGGCGGCGCACGGGCTATCCGGCTTTAGTTCCGAACAATGTTCCGGGTAATGCTACTAATGCCACTATTTTCCGGCGCATGTTATACCCAACCATTGAAGAAAGCTTAAACCCAGAGAATCTGCAGGAAGCTGTAAATCGCTTAGGGGGTAATACTTTCTTAACCCGCATCTGGTGGGATAAATAAAAATGCATTGTGTAACTTACAACCTTAAATAATTTAAAACCATTATAAAAATGAACAAGACGCCTAGAAGATCCATCTTAAAAAAGTTACTTGCCTCTGTGGCTGGCATTAGCGGATTTGGTTTAGCTGCCAAAGCGAACGGTTTGGAAAGCTCAGAAAAAGAAGCTTTTAACATTACCAACTACCAGGATGTACCCTTATTTTCTGGTTCTACCAAGCACGGTAATTTAATTTTTGTTGCGGGTAAAGGAGCTCACTTTGATGGCGATATTAAAGCGCATACCGAACACGTATTAAAAGAATTAGAAACCGAGCTAACCAAGGCGGGTTCTTCTATGCAGAAGGTGTTAAAAGTAAACGTTTACCTCGCTGACTTAAACGATTACAAAGCCATGAACGAAGTGTACAAAGGCAAATTCGGCAGCAAACCTCCGGTACGTACCACAGTTGCAACTTACGGCGGTGTACCCGGCGATTCGCTCGTAGAAATGGATTGCATCGCTTACGTGTAATTTTTTAAATTTTTTCTTTTCTGGGTTCGAAGGCTTTTTTCCTGTATTGTTTATCTTTGAGAAAAGCTTTTGGCCTAGAAAAGAAATTTTTTAAATAACTACTATGGCGCGGAAGTTACTTCCGTGTCTTACTTTAAATGCAAGCTGGTTATAATTATCTAAAGCTTTCGTTCGCATAACTAGCTGATTAGCTGTGATTTCTACCTGAAGTTGTTTCATTGCTCGCTTTCTTGTTCTTTTTGTCTTGACACAAAAAGAACCAAAAAAGTCAAGACGCTATAAATTCGCTGACCGCTCGAATAGTTTATCGTCATTCTTTGCACCTGGTTAGTGCTACTTGTTGCATAGTAGATTAGCAAAATTTTAAATTTTTAAAATTCTATCCATGGTGTCATTCAGAATGAACCTATTTAGCTACGGAGCAGCAGCAGATCAAATTTTATGAGCCTTTTAAGGCACCTATTTAATTTAAAACGCTGCTTTGAAGAGAAGTTCCCCTTTGGAGGGGGCTGGGGGAGGATTTAGGATATCTACTTTAATGCTTTGCTGTATTTAAAAACACGATTTACCTTTAGTAAATCATAATTATTAAAACAATTTTCCTTTATTAAATTACTTTTTTAGAGAAATATAATTACCCGATTCTTTATCCTTCATTCTTCATTTTAAGCTGAAGGACTAATTGATTATTGTTTAAGAATTTAACTTAGAAGCAATGCTAAAAACTTTAATTGCCGCTTTGTGCCTGTTACCTTACACGCTCGTTTTTGCTCAGAACCAACCTTACAACATTGTTATTAAAGGTGGGCACGTGATTGATCCGAAGAACAATATTGATAGCCCCATGGATGTAGCCATTACAGATGGAAAAATAGCTCTGGTAGCTAAAAACATCGACGCTAAACAAGGCATACAGGTGGTAGATGCCAAAGGATTGTACGTTACACCGGGTTTAATTGATATCCATACGCACCATTTTTACGGCACCAACATGGACCAGACGTACATGAATGGACCCAATGCTTTTCCGCCGGATGGTTTTACTTTCCGGAATGGCGTAACTACCGTGGTAGATGCCGGTAGCCCAGGTTGGCGCACCTTCCCCATCTATAAAAAACAAACCATTGATGCTTCTAAAACCCGCGTACTGGCTTTTTTAAATATTTCCGGAGAAGGCATGCGTGGGGGCAATTACGAGCAAAACACCAGCGACATGGATGCTAAATTATCGGCTAATACCGCACGGCAATACAAAGATTACGTGGTAGGTTTTAAAGTAGCCCACTTCGAAGGTCCGGACTGGACTCCCGTAGACCGCGCCGTGGAAGCGGGTAAATTAGCTGGTGGCCTGCCGGTAATGATTGACTTTGGGGGCAGCAACCCTCCTCTTTCTATTGAAGAATTGTTTACCAAACACTTACGCCCCGGCGATATTTACACGCACGCTTTCGGCCAGTTAGCTAGCCGTGAATACATTGTGGATTTAACTACCAAAAAAGTAAAGCCATTTGTGTGGGAAGCCCAGAAACGCGGAATTATATTTGACGTGGGTTACGGCGGAATTAGTTTTGCCTTTTCACAGGCCGTACCCGCCCTGGCTAATAAATTTTATCCTAACACCATCAGCACCGACATTCACATTGGTAGCATGAACGAGGCCATGAAAGATATGCTTACCACCATGTCTAAATTTTTGGCGATGGGCATGGATCTGCAAAGTGTTATTAAAGCCAGCACCTGGACCCCTGCTCAGGTAATTAAACACGAAGAACTAGGTCATTTATCCGTAGGTGCCCCGGCCGACGTGGCGGTATTGGGGGTGCGCAAAGGTAAATTTGGTTTGTTTGATTATACCGGTTATAAAATTGATACCGATAAAAGGCTGGAATGCGAACTTACCGTACGCGACGGCAAAGTAGTATACAATTTAAATGGTATTACTACGCCGGTGGTATTACCCCGGAACGCTCCTGCTTCGCGCCCAACTACGCAATCATCCCGAACACATTAAACGGTAGCGTAAGCCATTTTCTTAAATCAGAACCAACTTCTTAATTAAAAATTTAAAAACTAGATTCAGTTAAGGGGTTGGCTCCTCCAGATTCAGAATAATTGACTTATAAATGTGAACAAGAAAATTTTAGGATACCCACAATGGCAATTATTTCTACTTTTTTAAACCGGGCTTGCTTTCTGGGTGCTTTATTGGCCATTCCCGGATTATGCCTGAGTCAGGATATTAAAGACCCTGAAAAAACTACTCCCAACACGCAGCCTACCAATGCTCCGGCCATTAAACCATTGCGGGCATTACGGCCAGATATTCAAATAAGCCACGTGATGACGGTAGAACCCAAAGCCGTCCGGTTGTTGTATCAAGCCAAAACCGGTGATTTGTGGTATACTACTTTCGATGGCGACGTGTATCAGATAAAAAATAATAAAGATGCTACGCCTGCCAGCCAGAAAGTATTCTCGGCGCAGGAACATGGCATTATCCGTTTGCAGGGAGCTGTTTTTTTAGATAATACCTTGTTTTTATGCGGCAATACAAGTGTAAATAATGGCAAAGGCACTACCGGCCGCATGGTACGCTACGACCTGGGCACTCCGGGCAAGCCTACCATGACGGAAGTATTTAATACCGTAGAATATGGCACCAACAAAACTACCTTCGACCACGGCTGGAACGCCCTGGAAGTAAGCCCCGACGGGAAATACATTTACGTTAACAGCGGGGCCCGTACCGATCACGGCGAGGTACAGGACAACGGCGGGCTTTACCCCAATGCCCGTAATGGCGCTTTAACGGGCAATATCTTCCGCTTTCCAATTTCTGCTAAAAACGTTCTTTTACCCAACGATTTAGTTAAATTAAAAGCCGATGGTTATCTATACGCCGAAGGAATTCGCAATGCTTACGATCTGGCATTTGATGGTGAAGGCAACTTGTTTGGCGTCTCCAACTCCCCGGATTATGATATGCCCGAAGATATGTTCTGGATCCGGGAAGGGCACCATTACGGTTTTCCATGGGTAATGGGCGGCATCGAAAATCCGCAGCAATACCCCGATTGGCAACCAAGTCCGGAAACCGACCCATTCATCAATAAATTTGCGCATGCCTGGCAGGTACGGTATTTCCACAACGACCCTGAATTTCCGAAAAGACCGGAAGGCGTAAAGTTTACCCCCGGCGTACAAAACCTGGGACCAGATGCCAACGAGTACCGCACCAACGCAGGCAAAGTAGTAGACGGTGACCAAACCGGAATTACCATTAGTACGTTTACACCGCACGCTTCGCCGCTGGGTTTGCTTTTTGATAAGAAGAAAGTTTTGGCCAAAGATTTAAAAGGCGATGGTTTTGTAATCCGGTATTCTTTAGGCGCCCGTTCCAGTTTAATGAAACCTTTTACCGAAGAAGGAGCCGATTTATTACACCTGGATTTAACCTATAACAAAGCCGCTGATAATTATTTCGTAAAAACCACTCGCCTGGTAGATGGCTTTAAAGAAGCAAGTGATGCCGTAATGGTGGGCAACGAAGTATATGTAATTGAATACGGCGGCCGGGTAGGCGGCAATCTTTGGAAAATTACTTTACCCAAAGATTCTAAAGCCAAAATAACCGAGTTTGTCAGTCAAAATAACAGCAAATAAGCCTATTAAGATTTTTAATTTATTATATCCGACTTAACAAAGAAATTTAGCTAAACTTTAATCTATGTCCCAGATTTTACCGGATGCAGTTCGGATAAAATCTGGGATTTTTGCTTTTAATAACTAATTGTGTAAACGTTATTCTATAACGAATAGGATCAAATTTCGGCTTAAAGGTTTTTAAATTACCTATGCCTATTTACTATTTTTCTTTGGAGCCTTTTCAAGCCTCCAGGCTGCGGTGCTATCTAGTTTGACAAGCCTAAGTTTGCCTCGTGGCCGGCTGGCCTCGTTTGGCTCTTTCGGGCGGTTTAGCGAACCTTGGCTCACTGCGTTGCGCCATGCTGCTCTGCAGCACCGGAACGCTAAAAGGCCCTCCACAGCCAAACTGGTGTCTTTGCTAGTAGCTACTGTTCTTGAGTTTTAACCAATTAGAGCATCTACTAATTGAGTGCCTGCATAAAATAAGCTAAATGTATTCATCATTCAGGAGGAAACTAGTTAACTACGTAACCAACTAGTTTCCTCCTGAATGATGAATACGATTGAAGGGTTCAATTTAGGAAGCAAATCCATCAGGAAGGCAAACCCATATGAAACGGTAAGCTTTAAAAATTATAATTTTACTAAAATACTATAGTTAATATTCTGGAGGCAACAGTAGCTACTCCCAACAATACCAGTTTGGCTATGGAGCACCTGCTAAGCTTCCGGTACTGCGCATCAGTATTCCGCAGACGGATTCGAGGAAAAAAAAGGATAGCGAGTGCGAGAGAGCCGAACGAGGCCGGCCGGCCACGAGGCAAAACTTGAAATATCAAACCAGATAGCACCCTAGTATGTAGTCTTAAAAAGGCTCCAAAGAATACCTTTTATTCAACTTAATACAGTACTGGATTTATACCACTAAATATCCCCAACTTGCCTGATTTTCAGATCAGAAAACCTCTTTTATGTTTCCTTACAAGTTAAATTTTAATTGAATCAGACCTAAAATCTTGGAATACTTTTGTAAAGAATTACTCTATATTGAAAAAGTTTACTAAAAATTTTACTAAATATAAAGGAGGGCTTTATAATTTGATTACAATTTGATAAATTACGGGTAATCCGTTAACAAATAAACAAACCCAAACCCAATCCTTAATACTCGGCAGGCAACTTCTGCTAACTAGAAGTGAGTTTAAATTTTAAGCATATTTCTACAAAAAGTGGTTTTTATTGCAAATTATACTGCAAATATTACCTATCTTTAGATAAAACTATTACTTTTAAACCATAAACCCATAAAATTTTAACTTGCCCCTTTCTAAAAGTTATGAAAATATGCCAAAAGTCGGAGCCTAACTTTGCAGAACTTACCAAGGAAGAAGTTTTTGAACAATTTTTTAAAAGCTATTACTCCCGGTTAGTTTACTTCGCTTACCAGATTCTGGCGGATAAATCTAAAGCCGAGGACATTGTACAGGAAGCGTTTATTAAATTCTGGGACCACAAAGAAGAGGTTACCATGAATCCGGTGGCTATTAAAAACTTTCTATATTCTACCGTTAAGAATTCCAGCCTGAATATTGTCCGGCATGAAAAGGTAGTAGAAAAATATAAGAGTAATTTTACCCCCGCCGAAGTAGAAGAAACCACTGTAGTTAATTATATTATTCAATCTGAAGTACTGGCTGAAATTCACCAGGCCATTCAAACTTTACCGGAAAGTTGCCAACGCATTTCGCGGATGGGTTATCTGGAAGGCATGAAAAACCACGAGATCGCGGCTACATTAGGCATTTCCATTAACACCGTTAAAACTCAAAAACAACGGGCCATGCAGTTACTCCGTCTGCGGCTTAACCCAGAAACGTTTGCCTTACTGCTGGTTTTATTTGATTATCCATTTTGTTAAGCAAATAGTAGTTATTAGTTATTTAATCAGTAAATACCTGCTAGTTAAATATTTAGCACAACGTATAGGCATTACTTCCTACTTCATAAACTATAACCTTCTCTTGTTAAAAGCAGAAGAAATCATTTGTTTTTCTTTCTTAAATAAATTACAGGAAATTCTTCCCTTCTTTCACCCGAAAAGCTTAGTGGCGTGTCTTTACTTAAACCGATAAAAATTGCTAAATCTCTTCTGTTACTTTAAATTAACACTATATTAATAAGTATTTTTTAAAGATTAATAGTGCCCGGAATTTGTACTAATCGTTTTTTCATCGGCGTAACAAAACAGAAAACAGCATTTAAATAATCAGGAAATTAAATGGGCGAGAACAAACCAATAAAGGATAGGAATTAAATGAGTTCAATTAAAATCTAGCAGGAACAAATTAGTTTTTTATTGTTTGACTCCCCATTTACTCCTTATTTATATTCATTACATTGTAATATTTTACTAAATGTAACCTTAATCAGAAAAGAAATTATTTTACTTTCCTGGATACAGATTAGAAACCAAAATTCATCCATTCAAAAATAAAAATGCCCTCATTTTAAATAGTAGTATGAAACGCAGAGATATTCTTAAAGGCTTGTCCGTTTTGCCAATTAGCGGAGTGGTGGCCGCTAGTCAATCGGCTATGGCGCATTCGGAAGCGCCTTCCGAGTTCGATTTATTAAATTACATGAAGCGCACGGAAAGCCCGGAAATGATGGGACCACTCAAAGCAGGACCCAATATTTATCAATCTATCGGGGTGGAACCTATTATTAATTGCCGCGGAACTTTCACCATTATTGGTGCTTCCGTGGAATTGCCCGAAGTACGGGAAGCCATGGAATATGCCTGTCGTTATTTTGTACAATTAGATGAGTTAGCGCTGGGAGTGGGCAAACGACTTTCAGAAATTACCGGAGCCGAATGGGGTATGGTTTCGTCGGGTTGTGCCGCGGGTATGAAGCACGTTACGGCAGCCTGTGTAACGGGCGGCAATCCGGAAAAATTAATTCGGATTCCGGATTTAGCCGGTTTCGATAAAACCGAAGTAATTATTCCGAAAGACTCCCGCAACGTGTACGACCACGCCATCCGGAACATTGGGGTAAAAATTATAATGGTTGATTCGGAGGATGAACTACGCAGCGCCATTAGCCCACGTACGGCCATGATTTACGCCAACGCCGATGGCTTACCTGCTTCGGGTCCGCTTTCTTTAGAAAGTATTGCCGCCATTGCCAAACCGAAAAACGTTCCAATTCTGGTAGATGCGGCCGCGGAAATGTTAACCATCCCGAACGTACATTTGCAGAAAGGTGCTTCGGTGGTAGCTTACAGCGGTGGTAAAGGTATCCGGGGCCCGCAATGCGCCGGTTTGCTGCTAGGTAAAAAAGACATTTTAATGGCTGCCTGGCAAGCCAGTGCCCCGCACCACGGACCTGGCCGGGATAATAAAGTAGGCCGCGAAGAAGTAAT
Proteins encoded in this region:
- a CDS encoding PLP-dependent transferase, with product MKRRDILKGLSVLPISGVVAASQSAMAHSEAPSEFDLLNYMKRTESPEMMGPLKAGPNIYQSIGVEPIINCRGTFTIIGASVELPEVREAMEYACRYFVQLDELALGVGKRLSEITGAEWGMVSSGCAAGMKHVTAACVTGGNPEKLIRIPDLAGFDKTEVIIPKDSRNVYDHAIRNIGVKIIMVDSEDELRSAISPRTAMIYANADGLPASGPLSLESIAAIAKPKNVPILVDAAAEMLTIPNVHLQKGASVVAYSGGKGIRGPQCAGLLLGKKDILMAAWQASAPHHGPGRDNKVGREEVMGMLAAVETWVKRDHDKEYKTWMGYLDTIANRVKKIDGVQTTIKEPTGLANHTPSLIISWDPAKLNIIGIELANELSSTKPRIALSTYNGNRNGTPDPNVTGLSISSWMMQPGNDKVVADRIYDVLARKRPPRVTTMKSPSTNITGRWDATINFFNSQSQHTLFVEKQDGNWLQGSHKGDFDVRDMSGTLEGDKVIFRSMYRAPGDGISFTFSGTVAGDTMSGDIHMGEYLTAKFTAKKYVYPDSHQTIFVPIGPPLSS